One Cryptomeria japonica unplaced genomic scaffold, Sugi_1.0 HiC_scaffold_27, whole genome shotgun sequence genomic region harbors:
- the LOC131861585 gene encoding uncharacterized protein LOC131861585, translated as MEQLDNCANCKGNGEDPKPCCSSPSNKAVFSQQLDDCPNCESNGRDPRPCCHRSNKVAGKTNNVLAGMEQLADCANCKGNGEDPRPCCSSPSNKAVFSQQLDDCPNCQSNGKDPRPCCHPSNKVAGKTNNVLAGMEQLAGCANCEGNGEDPRPCCHASNKAIFSG; from the coding sequence ATGGAGCAATTAGATAACTGTGCAAACTGCAAGGGCAACGGTGAAGACCCAAAACCCTGCTGTTCGTCACCCTCGAATAAGGCTGTTTTCTCACAACAGCTAGATGACTGTCCGAATTGTGAAAGCAATGGTAGAGACCCAAGACCCTGCTGCCACCGCTCCAACAAGGTTGCTGGCAAAACCAATAATGTTCTTGCAGGCATGGAGCAGTTAGCTGACTGTGCAAACTGCAAGGGTAACGGTGAAGACCCAAGACCCTGCTGTTCGTCACCCTCGAATAAGGCTGTTTTCTCACAACAGCTAGATGACTGTCCGAATTGTCAAAGCAATGGTAAGGACCCAAGACCGTGCTGCCACCCCTCCAATAAGGTTGCTGGGAAAACCAATAATGTTCTTGCAGGCATGGAGCAGTTAGCAGGCTGTGCGAACTGTGAGGGCAATGGTGAAGACCCCAGACCCTGCTGCCACGCCTCCAACAAGGCTATTTTCTCCGGATAA